In a genomic window of Echeneis naucrates chromosome 4, fEcheNa1.1, whole genome shotgun sequence:
- the ociad2 gene encoding OCIA domain-containing protein 2 isoform X3, whose amino-acid sequence MSSETTGEVTTVKTEGAAADFTNPAPREVERKCPVTDDLVHRNDVRKIWRECQEESFWYRALPISLGSMAVTGGLIYNGIWKSAKRFGPFPKLAVAAVLGYAVGKASYVGNCRKKFQELGVGDGPGFGIWSRGGHMGPFSNSGHGHRLCSDDMASN is encoded by the exons ATGAGCTCTGAAACAACCGGAGAGGTGACAACAGTGAAgacagagggagcagcagctgattttACTAATCCAGCTCCGAGGGAAGTTGAGAGGAAG TGTCCTGTGACTGACGACCTCGTTCACAGAAATGATGTGAGAAAGATTTGGAGAGAATGCCAAGAGGAAAGCTTCTGGTACAGAG CTCTTCCCATCTCTCTGGGCAGCATGGCTGTCACTGGTGGCCTGATCTACAATG GTATTTGGAAGTCAGCAAAGCGATTTGGTCCCTTTCCAAAACTAGCAG ttGCTGCCGTCCTTGGTTATGCAGTAGGGAAAGCTTCTTATGTTGGAAATTGTCGAAAAAAGTTCCAGGAACTTGGTGTTGGGGACGGACCGGGATTTGGAATTTGGTCTAGGGGAGGTCACATGGGACCTTTCAGTAACTCTGGTCATGGACACAG